One stretch of Armigeres subalbatus isolate Guangzhou_Male chromosome 2, GZ_Asu_2, whole genome shotgun sequence DNA includes these proteins:
- the LOC134213898 gene encoding acidic leucine-rich nuclear phosphoprotein 32 family member B-like — MSAENKKSEVEVENVAAAEEKAETKELKGVKRPADEKTTESKKVKKDENGAGEEEEEDVEDEDEEVEGEEEYDLPYGDEEDIEAEDEEEEEGDDVDGEEEDEDA; from the exons ATGAGCgcagaaaacaaaaaaagtgaggTTGAAGTCGAAAATGTTGCAGCTGCCGAGGAAAAAGCAGAAACCAAGGAGCTGAAAGGAGTCAAGCGGCCCGCCGAT GAAAAAACCACAGAATCGAAAAAGGTGAAGAAAGATGAAAATGGCGcgggagaagaagaagaagaagacgttgAAGATGAGGATGAAGAAGTGGAAGGAGAGGAAGAATATGACCTTCCTTATGGAGATGAGGAAGATATAGAAGCCGAAG atgaagaagaggaagaaggtgATGATGTTGATGGCGAAGAAGAGGATGAGGACGCGTAA